From a region of the Tachysurus fulvidraco isolate hzauxx_2018 chromosome 5, HZAU_PFXX_2.0, whole genome shotgun sequence genome:
- the rtn4a gene encoding reticulon-4a isoform X2, whose product MFTDCKNFDPEDILDLAGGAKDAIERHRSEDPTMDIKTEKILEKQEAKAPLSQLWDLLYWRDVQKTACVFGATLSLLISLSLLSIISVCSYISLALLSITICFRIYRGITDALQKGDNTHPFKLYLEQDVTLPADVIHKHSDVLLKYINAAVKELKHLFLVEDLIDSLKVAGLLWVLTHVGSVFNGLTLLIIGEVAVFTCPILYEKYQKQIDHYCGLVNSYLQDIVKKIQAKVHGLKNKAE is encoded by the exons ATG TTTACAGACTGTAAAAACTTCGATCCGGAGGATATTTTGGATTTGGCTGGCGGTGCAAAAGACGCTATCGAGAGACACCGATCTGAAGATCCGACCATGgacataaaaacagaaaagatcCTAGAAAAACAGGAAGCTAAAGCACCGTTGTCACAAT tgtgggATCTGCTGTACTGGCGTGACGTTCAGAAGACGGCGTGTGTGTTCGGAGCGACGCTGTCGCTATTGATCTCTCTGAGTCTGCTCAGCATCATCAGCGTGTGTTCGTACATCTCTCTGGCTCTGTTATCCATCACCATCTGCTTCCGGATCTACAGAGGAATCACGGATGCGCTACAGAAGGGCGATAACACTCACCCGTTTAA ATTATATCTGGAGCAGGACGTCACTCTACCAGCTGATGTCATTCATAAACACAGTGACGTTCTGTTGAAGTACATTAATGCCGCTGTGAAAGAACTGAAGCATCTTTTCCTGGTGGAGGATCTGATTGACTCTCTGAAG GTAGCTGGGCTGCTGTGGGTTTTGACCCACGTTGGTTCTGTGTTTAATGGACTCACTCTTCTCATTATCG GTGAAGTTGCAGTGTTCACCTGTCCAATACTGTATGAAAAATACCAG AAGCAGATCGATCATTACTGTGGTCTGGTGAACAGCTATCTCCAAGACATAGTAAAAAA GATTCAGGCTAAGGTTCATGGACTGAAGAATAAAGCTGAATAA
- the rtn4a gene encoding reticulon-4a isoform X1, producing MDDQISSSTDDEKLPSDQFTDCKNFDPEDILDLAGGAKDAIERHRSEDPTMDIKTEKILEKQEAKAPLSQLWDLLYWRDVQKTACVFGATLSLLISLSLLSIISVCSYISLALLSITICFRIYRGITDALQKGDNTHPFKLYLEQDVTLPADVIHKHSDVLLKYINAAVKELKHLFLVEDLIDSLKVAGLLWVLTHVGSVFNGLTLLIIGEVAVFTCPILYEKYQKQIDHYCGLVNSYLQDIVKKIQAKVHGLKNKAE from the exons ATGGATGACCAGATCAGTTCCAGTACAGATGATGAAAAACTGCCCTCTGATCAGTTTACAGACTGTAAAAACTTCGATCCGGAGGATATTTTGGATTTGGCTGGCGGTGCAAAAGACGCTATCGAGAGACACCGATCTGAAGATCCGACCATGgacataaaaacagaaaagatcCTAGAAAAACAGGAAGCTAAAGCACCGTTGTCACAAT tgtgggATCTGCTGTACTGGCGTGACGTTCAGAAGACGGCGTGTGTGTTCGGAGCGACGCTGTCGCTATTGATCTCTCTGAGTCTGCTCAGCATCATCAGCGTGTGTTCGTACATCTCTCTGGCTCTGTTATCCATCACCATCTGCTTCCGGATCTACAGAGGAATCACGGATGCGCTACAGAAGGGCGATAACACTCACCCGTTTAA ATTATATCTGGAGCAGGACGTCACTCTACCAGCTGATGTCATTCATAAACACAGTGACGTTCTGTTGAAGTACATTAATGCCGCTGTGAAAGAACTGAAGCATCTTTTCCTGGTGGAGGATCTGATTGACTCTCTGAAG GTAGCTGGGCTGCTGTGGGTTTTGACCCACGTTGGTTCTGTGTTTAATGGACTCACTCTTCTCATTATCG GTGAAGTTGCAGTGTTCACCTGTCCAATACTGTATGAAAAATACCAG AAGCAGATCGATCATTACTGTGGTCTGGTGAACAGCTATCTCCAAGACATAGTAAAAAA GATTCAGGCTAAGGTTCATGGACTGAAGAATAAAGCTGAATAA
- the rtn4a gene encoding reticulon-4a isoform X3, with amino-acid sequence MDIKTEKILEKQEAKAPLSQLWDLLYWRDVQKTACVFGATLSLLISLSLLSIISVCSYISLALLSITICFRIYRGITDALQKGDNTHPFKLYLEQDVTLPADVIHKHSDVLLKYINAAVKELKHLFLVEDLIDSLKVAGLLWVLTHVGSVFNGLTLLIIGEVAVFTCPILYEKYQKQIDHYCGLVNSYLQDIVKKIQAKVHGLKNKAE; translated from the exons ATGgacataaaaacagaaaagatcCTAGAAAAACAGGAAGCTAAAGCACCGTTGTCACAAT tgtgggATCTGCTGTACTGGCGTGACGTTCAGAAGACGGCGTGTGTGTTCGGAGCGACGCTGTCGCTATTGATCTCTCTGAGTCTGCTCAGCATCATCAGCGTGTGTTCGTACATCTCTCTGGCTCTGTTATCCATCACCATCTGCTTCCGGATCTACAGAGGAATCACGGATGCGCTACAGAAGGGCGATAACACTCACCCGTTTAA ATTATATCTGGAGCAGGACGTCACTCTACCAGCTGATGTCATTCATAAACACAGTGACGTTCTGTTGAAGTACATTAATGCCGCTGTGAAAGAACTGAAGCATCTTTTCCTGGTGGAGGATCTGATTGACTCTCTGAAG GTAGCTGGGCTGCTGTGGGTTTTGACCCACGTTGGTTCTGTGTTTAATGGACTCACTCTTCTCATTATCG GTGAAGTTGCAGTGTTCACCTGTCCAATACTGTATGAAAAATACCAG AAGCAGATCGATCATTACTGTGGTCTGGTGAACAGCTATCTCCAAGACATAGTAAAAAA GATTCAGGCTAAGGTTCATGGACTGAAGAATAAAGCTGAATAA
- the LOC113647648 gene encoding carboxypeptidase N subunit 2-like isoform X1, translating to MHGITMTIFLYFCILLHFICSSATDNNKQLFDKNDKVIPETLRDTTTEVFFAESQISVIPKGAFSKNPQLKKINFLQTLTSSIEEGAFEGLDNLDTIEISGTNVSSLPVGVFKNLTNLQKLIMNSNKIQKLENGLFRDTKNLATLRLQDNQISTIEEGTFDYSVKLSELNLAKNNLTSISSTLFSKLNKLRIFKLYENQLTTMPDGIFNNLPNLKEISIHTNRITHIQPNLFPHKKTLTTLSLGNNLLTDLSPDLFRGFSSLKTLTLNHNQLTALDPLLFTETLKMNDLFLNNNNITSLPAGIFQSLKQLKKLDLSSNQLSELSNLFDGLEKLTELNLQNNLIESLKPEDFANLQSLSSLKLDNNKLRFIPKDILGPKLKKIYLNNNTWHCDCKLLPMFKWMTENTEKKKSSSNEVCEYPEDLKGQRITSLNEAQLICPTIIVPTTLLPTTTTLLITTTFVATTVTDTTLPLITTQITTQTTVTTPSPTTTIETTQPTTIQPTTSPSTTALMTTVTTPSPTTTIETTQPTTKQPTTSPSTTALMTTVTTPSPTTTLETTHPTTTLTTCPSTTEFLTTTATSTTVSTTVATTTPLTTRTTEQTTTSTALTTTLATPSTTLRTFVGTSFSTFQPQYSGEFSSSLADRASSCKTLLIFYTIMLAIEICCTAVLAKFTYTLYSLLKEREKHYCTISLTHFSYTKSFTFKPLQETESVAL from the exons atgcatg GTATAACTATGACAATattcctatatttctgcattCTGCTCCATTTCATCTGTTCTTCTGCCACTGACAACAATAAGCAACTTTTtgacaaaaatgacaaagtAATTCCTGAAACATTGAGAGATACAACCACAGAGGTCTTTTTTGCTGAAAGTCAGATTTCTGTCATACCAAAAGGAGCATTTTCCAAAAACCCTCAgctgaagaaaataaattttcTACAGACACTTACGTCTTCTATAGAAGAAGGTGCATTTGAAGGTTTAGATAATCTGGATACCATTGAAATTTCAGGTACCAATGTGTCATCTCTACCTGTTggtgtttttaaaaatctgacCAACCTTCAGAAATTGATTATGAATTCGAACAAAATTCAGAAGCTGGAAAATGGACTGTTTCGTGATACCAAGAACCTCGCAACACTCCGGTTGCAGGATAACCAGATTTCAACAATTGAAGAGGGAACATTCGATTACTCTGTGAAACTCTCAGAGCTTAATCTTGCAAAAAACAATCTTACTTCCATCTCGTCAACCCTTTTTTCAAAGCTCAATAAACTGAGAATATTTAAGTTGTATGAGAACCAACTGACAACAATGCCTGAtggaatttttaataatttaccaAATCTGAAGGAAATCTCCATACATACCAACAgaattacacacatacaaccaAATTTGTTTccacataaaaaaacactgacaacaCTATCATTAGGCAACAATCTCTTGACTGACCTATCACCTGATCTATTTCGGGGTTTCTCTTCACttaaaacattaacactgaATCACAATCAGCTCACCGCTCTCGATCCTCTTCTTTTCACAGAAACActtaaaatgaatgatttatttctaaacaacaacaatattacaTCCTTACCTGCTGGGATTTTTCAGTCACTGAAGCAGCTTAAGAAATTAGACCTGTCCTCGAACCAGCTTTCAGAgctttcaaatttatttgatgGACTTGAGAAACTTACGGAGCTCAATCTTCAGAATAATCTCATTGAATCACTGAAGCCTGAAGACTTTGCAAATCTACAATCTCTTTCTTCCCTTAAACTGGATAACAATAAGCTAAGATTCATTCCAAAAGACATCCTTGGTCCAAAATTGAAGAAGATATATTTGAACAACAACACATGGCACTGTGACTGTAAACTGCTGCCCATGTTCAAGTGGATGACTGAAAATACGGAAAAGAAAAAGTCTTCTTCTAATGAGGTTTGCGAGTACCCAGAGGATTTGAAAGGCCAACGAATCACCTCCTTAAATGAAGCCCAACTGATATGTCCCACAATAATTGTTCCAACAACTCTGTTACCAACCACAACTACCTTATTAATAACTACCACATTTGTAGCCACTACAGTTACAGATACAACTTTACCACTTATAACAACACAAATCACCACTCAAACAACAGTCACCACTCCATCCCCAACCACCACAATAGAAACCACTCAGCCTACAACTATACAACCCACCACTTCCCCTTCTACAACAGCTCTTATGACAACAGTCACCACTCCATCCCCAACCACCACAATAGAAACCACTCAGCCTACAACTAAACAACCCACCACTTCCCCTTCTACAACAGCTCTTATGACAACAGTCACCACTCCATCCCCTACCACCACATTAGAAACCACTCATCCTACAACTACACTCACCACTTGCCCATCTACAACAGAATTCCTTACAACCACTGCAACTTCAACTACAGTTTCCACTACTGTAGCAACAACAACGCCACTGACTACTCGAACCACAGAACAAACTACTACATCTACAGCATTAACAACTACACTTGCTACACCCTCTACCACACTCAGGACGTTTGTGGGTACTAGTTTCTCCACCTTTCAGCCGCAATATTCTGGGGAATTTTCTTCCTCCCTAGCAGACAGAGCATCATCATGTAAGACCTTGTTAATTTTCTACACAATAATGTTGGCAATAGAAATCTGCTGTACAGCGGTACTTGCCAaattcacatacacactttattctttgctcaaggaaagagaaaagcatTATTGTACTATCAGCCTCACACACTTTTCTTACACTAAATCTTTTACATTCAAACCACTCCAAGAAACAGAGTCTGTGGCTCTATGA
- the LOC113647648 gene encoding carboxypeptidase N subunit 2-like isoform X2 — protein sequence MTIFLYFCILLHFICSSATDNNKQLFDKNDKVIPETLRDTTTEVFFAESQISVIPKGAFSKNPQLKKINFLQTLTSSIEEGAFEGLDNLDTIEISGTNVSSLPVGVFKNLTNLQKLIMNSNKIQKLENGLFRDTKNLATLRLQDNQISTIEEGTFDYSVKLSELNLAKNNLTSISSTLFSKLNKLRIFKLYENQLTTMPDGIFNNLPNLKEISIHTNRITHIQPNLFPHKKTLTTLSLGNNLLTDLSPDLFRGFSSLKTLTLNHNQLTALDPLLFTETLKMNDLFLNNNNITSLPAGIFQSLKQLKKLDLSSNQLSELSNLFDGLEKLTELNLQNNLIESLKPEDFANLQSLSSLKLDNNKLRFIPKDILGPKLKKIYLNNNTWHCDCKLLPMFKWMTENTEKKKSSSNEVCEYPEDLKGQRITSLNEAQLICPTIIVPTTLLPTTTTLLITTTFVATTVTDTTLPLITTQITTQTTVTTPSPTTTIETTQPTTIQPTTSPSTTALMTTVTTPSPTTTIETTQPTTKQPTTSPSTTALMTTVTTPSPTTTLETTHPTTTLTTCPSTTEFLTTTATSTTVSTTVATTTPLTTRTTEQTTTSTALTTTLATPSTTLRTFVGTSFSTFQPQYSGEFSSSLADRASSCKTLLIFYTIMLAIEICCTAVLAKFTYTLYSLLKEREKHYCTISLTHFSYTKSFTFKPLQETESVAL from the coding sequence ATGACAATattcctatatttctgcattCTGCTCCATTTCATCTGTTCTTCTGCCACTGACAACAATAAGCAACTTTTtgacaaaaatgacaaagtAATTCCTGAAACATTGAGAGATACAACCACAGAGGTCTTTTTTGCTGAAAGTCAGATTTCTGTCATACCAAAAGGAGCATTTTCCAAAAACCCTCAgctgaagaaaataaattttcTACAGACACTTACGTCTTCTATAGAAGAAGGTGCATTTGAAGGTTTAGATAATCTGGATACCATTGAAATTTCAGGTACCAATGTGTCATCTCTACCTGTTggtgtttttaaaaatctgacCAACCTTCAGAAATTGATTATGAATTCGAACAAAATTCAGAAGCTGGAAAATGGACTGTTTCGTGATACCAAGAACCTCGCAACACTCCGGTTGCAGGATAACCAGATTTCAACAATTGAAGAGGGAACATTCGATTACTCTGTGAAACTCTCAGAGCTTAATCTTGCAAAAAACAATCTTACTTCCATCTCGTCAACCCTTTTTTCAAAGCTCAATAAACTGAGAATATTTAAGTTGTATGAGAACCAACTGACAACAATGCCTGAtggaatttttaataatttaccaAATCTGAAGGAAATCTCCATACATACCAACAgaattacacacatacaaccaAATTTGTTTccacataaaaaaacactgacaacaCTATCATTAGGCAACAATCTCTTGACTGACCTATCACCTGATCTATTTCGGGGTTTCTCTTCACttaaaacattaacactgaATCACAATCAGCTCACCGCTCTCGATCCTCTTCTTTTCACAGAAACActtaaaatgaatgatttatttctaaacaacaacaatattacaTCCTTACCTGCTGGGATTTTTCAGTCACTGAAGCAGCTTAAGAAATTAGACCTGTCCTCGAACCAGCTTTCAGAgctttcaaatttatttgatgGACTTGAGAAACTTACGGAGCTCAATCTTCAGAATAATCTCATTGAATCACTGAAGCCTGAAGACTTTGCAAATCTACAATCTCTTTCTTCCCTTAAACTGGATAACAATAAGCTAAGATTCATTCCAAAAGACATCCTTGGTCCAAAATTGAAGAAGATATATTTGAACAACAACACATGGCACTGTGACTGTAAACTGCTGCCCATGTTCAAGTGGATGACTGAAAATACGGAAAAGAAAAAGTCTTCTTCTAATGAGGTTTGCGAGTACCCAGAGGATTTGAAAGGCCAACGAATCACCTCCTTAAATGAAGCCCAACTGATATGTCCCACAATAATTGTTCCAACAACTCTGTTACCAACCACAACTACCTTATTAATAACTACCACATTTGTAGCCACTACAGTTACAGATACAACTTTACCACTTATAACAACACAAATCACCACTCAAACAACAGTCACCACTCCATCCCCAACCACCACAATAGAAACCACTCAGCCTACAACTATACAACCCACCACTTCCCCTTCTACAACAGCTCTTATGACAACAGTCACCACTCCATCCCCAACCACCACAATAGAAACCACTCAGCCTACAACTAAACAACCCACCACTTCCCCTTCTACAACAGCTCTTATGACAACAGTCACCACTCCATCCCCTACCACCACATTAGAAACCACTCATCCTACAACTACACTCACCACTTGCCCATCTACAACAGAATTCCTTACAACCACTGCAACTTCAACTACAGTTTCCACTACTGTAGCAACAACAACGCCACTGACTACTCGAACCACAGAACAAACTACTACATCTACAGCATTAACAACTACACTTGCTACACCCTCTACCACACTCAGGACGTTTGTGGGTACTAGTTTCTCCACCTTTCAGCCGCAATATTCTGGGGAATTTTCTTCCTCCCTAGCAGACAGAGCATCATCATGTAAGACCTTGTTAATTTTCTACACAATAATGTTGGCAATAGAAATCTGCTGTACAGCGGTACTTGCCAaattcacatacacactttattctttgctcaaggaaagagaaaagcatTATTGTACTATCAGCCTCACACACTTTTCTTACACTAAATCTTTTACATTCAAACCACTCCAAGAAACAGAGTCTGTGGCTCTATGA
- the LOC113647650 gene encoding leucine-rich repeat-containing protein 15-like, with product MHGITMTIFLYFCILLHFICSSATDNNKQLFDKNDKVIPETLRDTTTEVLFSDSQISVIPKGAFSKNPQLKKINFLQTLTSSIEEGAFEGLDNLDTIEISGTNVSSLPVGVFKNLTNLQKLIMKSNKIQKLENGLFRDTKNLATLRLQDNQISTIEEGTFDYSVKLSELNLAKNNLTSISSTLFSKLNKLRIFRLYENQLTTMPDGIFNNLPNLKEISIHTNRITHIQPNLFPHKKTLTTLSLDNNLLTDLSPDLFWGFSSLKTLTLNHNQLTALDPLLFTETLKMNDLFLNNNNITSLPAEIFQSLKQLKKLDLSSNQLSELSNLFDGLEKLTELNLQNNLIESLKPEDFANLQSLSSLKLDNNKLRFIPKDVLGSLPKLKKIYLNNNTWHCDCKLLPMFKWMTENTEKIKSSSNEVCEYPEDLKGQRITSLNEAQLICPTTIVPTTLLPTTITLL from the exons atgcatg GTATAACTATGACAATattcctatatttctgcattCTGCTCCATTTCATCTGTTCTTCTGCCACCGACAACAATAAGCAACTTTTtgacaaaaatgacaaagtAATTCCTGAAACATTGAGAGATACAACCACAGAGGTCTTGTTTTCTGACAGTCAGATTTCTGTCATACCAAAAGGAGCATTTTCCAAAAACCCTCAgctgaagaaaataaattttcTACAGACACTTACGTCTTCTATAGAAGAAGGTGCATTTGAAGGTTTAGATAATCTGGATACCATTGAAATTTCAGGTACCAATGTGTCATCTCTACCTGTTggtgtttttaaaaatctgacCAACCTTCAGAAATTGATTATGAAATCGAACAAAATTCAGAAGCTGGAAAATGGACTGTTTCGTGATACCAAGAACCTCGCAACACTCCGGTTGCAGGATAACCAGATTTCAACAATTGAAGAGGGAACATTCGATTACTCTGTGAAACTCTCAGAGCTTAATCTTGCAAAAAACAATCTTACTTCCATCTCGTCAACCCTTTTTTCAAAGCTCAATAAACTGAGAATATTTAGGTTGTATGAGAACCAACTGACAACAATGCCTGAtggaatttttaataatttaccaAATCTGAAGGAAATCTCCATACATACCAACAgaattacacacatacaaccaAATTTGTTTccacataaaaaaacactgacaacaCTATCATTAGACAACAATCTCTTGACTGACCTATCACCTGATCTATTTTGGGGTTTCTCTTCACttaaaacattaacactgaATCACAATCAGCTCACCGCTCTCGATCCTCTTCTTTTCACAGAAACActtaaaatgaatgatttatttctaaacaacaacaatattacaTCCTTACCTGCTGAGATTTTTCAGTCACTGAAGCAGCTTAAGAAATTAGACCTGTCCTCGAACCAGCTTTCAGAgctttcaaatttatttgatgGACTTGAGAAACTTACGGAGCTCAATCTTCAGAATAATCTCATTGAATCACTGAAGCCTGAAGACTTTGCAAATCTACAATCTCTTTCTTCCCTTAAACTGGATAACAATAAGCTAAGATTCATTCCAAAAGACGTCCTTGGTTCTCTGCCAAAATTGAAGAAGATATATTTGAACAACAACACATGGCACTGTGACTGTAAACTGCTGCCCATGTTCAAGTGGATGACTGAAAATACGGAAAAGATAAAGTCTTCTTCTAATGAGGTTTGCGAGTACCCAGAGGATTTGAAAGGCCAACGAATCACCTCCTTAAATGAAGCCCAACTGATATGTCCCACAACAATTGTTCCAACAACTCTGTTACCAACCACAATTACCTTATTATAA
- the LOC113647649 gene encoding leucine-rich repeat-containing protein 15-like, giving the protein MELGQYIIIWICAVNVVWACPPSCQCNNTNTVCMGYGLKDFPSSLPTTTKSIHISYTNISSLKPADIDAFSATLTKFVVNNSRIREVQPHTFDKTRKLTTLVCSGTELDSLPEDLFQNLLSITVLMLNNNKLNKLNSSMLRPLRLLKILDLSKNNLSSIPEDAFQGLIHLDKLMLQRNGIRELQNGTFHGLSRLKYLYLQNNHLNVIPYNAFDDLVNLDTLHLQNNVITNLPAELFAHQQKLQKLYLSNNKLSFLQEGIFLNLSNLQHISLYHNHLRSLSINTFGPMLLKELWLYDNMLTRLEDNVFSNLTHLRLLVLSRNQISHITSGVFNGLNELEEISLHTNCLTSLDERVFSGLLKLVKISLENNKILSIPENLLDGIPNLNHLELQNNSLSSLPKKFLDTLTNVHSVMLTENPWRCDHDILPLQEWLKKYPDKVRNVTSLVCFSPLDLKNISIITHTFSNPLQISIHTPAGNSTVLLEKEELITGSRELHMIIIAVVCTVVTVSIIICVVCWSRNKQDSQKTVK; this is encoded by the coding sequence ATGGAACTAGGACAGTATATAATTATTTGGATTTGTGCAGTGAATGTAGTTTGGGCATGTCCCCCGTCATGCCAGTGTAACAACACCAATACCGTTTGCATGGGCTATGGCTTAAAAGACTTCCCATCCTCTcttccaacaacaacaaagtctATACATATTTCATATACTAACATATCCTCACTGAAACCTGCTGATATTGATGCATTTTCTGCGACTCTGACAAAATTTGTTGTCAATAATTCAAGGATCAGGGAGGTGCAACCTCACACATTTGACAAGACGCGTAAGCTCACCACTTTAGTTTGTTCAGGAACTGAACTGGATTCACTACCAGAGGACCTGTTTCAGAATCTCCTCTCCATCACAGTGCTGATGCTGAATAACAACAAACTGAATAAACTCAATTCGTCGATGCTTCGTCCTCTTCGGTTATTGAAAATTTTAGACTTAAGCAAAAATAACTTGAGTTCTATTCCAGAGGATGCGTTCCAGGGTCTAATTCACCTGGATAAGCTCATGCTACAGAGAAATGGCATCAGGGAACTGCAGAATGGAACATTCCATGGACTTAGCAGGCTTAAATACTTGTACCTTCAAAATAACCACCTAAATGTGATACCATATAATGCATTTGATGACCTGGTTAATCTGGACACTTTGCATCTGCAAAACAATGTTATCACAAACTTACCAGCAGAACTTTTTGCTCAtcagcagaagctccagaaacTCTACCTCTCTAATAATAAGTTGTCTTTCCTTCAGGAAGGCATCTTCTTGAATCTCTCTAATCTACAACACATCTCACTTTACCACAACCACTTACGGAGTCTGTCAATTAACACCTTTGGGCCCATGTTACTGAAGGAGCTGTGGCTGTATGACAACATGTTAACCCGGCTTGAGGATAATGTGTTTAGCAATTTAACCCATTTGCGACTTCTAGTGTTGAGCAGAAACCAGATCTCACATATCACTTCTGGTGTTTTCAATGGTTTGAATGAGCTAGAAGAAATTTCTTTGCACACTAACTGCCTGACGAGCCTCGATGAAAGAGTGTTCAGCGGCCTTCTGAAACTGGTCAAAATATCATTGGAAAACAACAAAATTCTGTCCATCCCAGAGAATCTTCTTGATGGTATTCCTAACTTAAACCATCTGGAGCTTCAGAACAACTCTCTATCCTCATTACCAAAGAAATTTCTAGACACCTTAACCAATGTTCACAGTGTGATGTTAACCGAAAATCCATGGAGGTGTGACCATGACATTTTACCACTTCAAGAGTGGTTAAAGAAATATCCAGATAAAGTCAGAAATGTCACATCCCTTGTTTGCTTTAGTCCTTTAGACTTGAAAAACATAAGTATAATAACGCATACTTTCAGTAATCCCCTTCAAATATCCATTCATACACCCGCAGGTAACTCAACAGTACTCTTGGAGAAAGAAGAGCTCATCACTGGTTCACGGGAACTGCATATGATCATCATTGCGGTAGTTTGCACTGTAGTCACTGTTAGTATTATCATCTGTGTTGTGTGCTGGAGCAGGAACAAACAGGACAGtcaaaaaactgtaaaataa